GCACTTGGTTTACCCGCGATCGTCGTTGCGGTAGCATAATAAATGATCTTCACCTCGCTGTATACTTCAGCCACGGCATGCGTTACAGACAGCGTATAGTTACCGTCCATCTTCGGCGTAAACGTACCAAGATAGTGGTTGCCGTTAGCTTTGAGGGTAATTTGCTGACGGTCGCCGTCGGGAGCGATCACGAACAACTGCACGTCCTTCATATTGCTGAACCATTTTTCTACCTGGTCGCGCTCATTGTCGGCAAACTCACCCAGGTACACCCGTACTTCCTGCGGCTTATTTTTGGTGGCGATAAGAGACGTTTCGATCCAAACCGCGTGTGCGGAGGCAGAAAGTGCAGATAACAGAAAGGCGATACTCAATAAGATGTTTTTCATCATGATGATTTGTGGTGTGAAACAGGCAGGCGTACTTTACACCTGCGGATTTGCGCGCCAAACTACATCACGCCGGCAGGAAACTACACGCCAATCGGGAAA
This genomic interval from Chitinophaga horti contains the following:
- a CDS encoding DUF4198 domain-containing protein, with product MMKNILLSIAFLLSALSASAHAVWIETSLIATKNKPQEVRVYLGEFADNERDQVEKWFSNMKDVQLFVIAPDGDRQQITLKANGNHYLGTFTPKMDGNYTLSVTHAVAEVYSEVKIIYYATATTIAGKPSASGLQAASALAIAPATESPEKGQKVGLKVSNEQQPLDAAKVEISSPAGWVRTLHSDKAGETSFTPLESGRYLLEAVRTEKTPGTHNGKSYKSVTHLVTHCVVVKP